The following proteins are encoded in a genomic region of Montipora foliosa isolate CH-2021 chromosome 10, ASM3666993v2, whole genome shotgun sequence:
- the LOC137973240 gene encoding trypsin-1-like isoform X2, with the protein MLLKIFILVFLILGSHVSQGKEQTRACENANPKCYQFLKPFCYQYGVQLACRKLCGLCDVQITSPPPVTTLLPIDQPIDQGEHDRSRKEGYEQKKTSKKLILHPYNELFTANYDLALVKLTTPIDYNKYVRPVCLPQTDFEPGTSCYISGWGDLYKNKTYAQILQQAQLPLVSRETCMETYKDYPINVTQQMRCAGYGRDSKTAPCQGDSGGPLVCIRDNTWFLMGVTSWSKDCSQEGHYAVYADMMALKYWVQKTINEN; encoded by the exons ATGCTACTGAAAATCTTCATTCTCGTCTTCCTAATTCTTGGCAGCCATGTcagtcaaggaaaggaacaaaCGCGAG cCTGTGAGAATGCAAATCCAAAATGTTATCAGTTTCTAAAGCCTTTCTGTTACCAATACGGTGTGCAACTAGCCTGCAGGAAATTATGTGGCCTTTGTGATG TTCAAATAACAAGTCCCCCACCGGTAACTACTCTGCTTCCGATCGACCAACCCATTGACCAAG GTGAACATGACAGGTCTAGAAAAGAGGGATATGAACAGAAGAAGACAAGCAAGAAACTTATCCTACATCCATACAACGAATTATTTACCGCCAACTATGATTTAGCATTGGTAAAACTCACAACTCCAATTGACTACAACAAGTACGTGAGACCAGTTTGCCTTCCTCAGACAGACTTTGAACCTGGAACAAGTTGTTACATCTCTGGATGGGGTGACTTGtataaaaacaaaacttatGCACAG ATTTTGCAACAAGCGCAGTTACCCCTCGTGTCACGTGAGACATGCATGGAAACGTACAAAGATTATCCAATCAACGTTACTCAACAAATGCGCTGTGCAGGCTATGGACGGGACAGCAAAACTGCCCCATGTCAGGGAGACAGTGGAGGACCGTTGGTCTGCATCAGAGATAATACGTGGTTCTTAATGGGTGTGACCAGCTGGTCGAAAGACTGCTCACAAGAAGGGCATTACGCAGTGTACGCTGACATGATGGCTCTCAAGTATTGGGTTCAGAAAACTATTAATGAAAACTAA
- the LOC137973240 gene encoding chymotrypsinogen A-like isoform X1: MLLKIFILVFLILGSHVSQGKEQTRACENANPKCYQFLKPFCYQYGVQLACRKLCGLCDVQITSPPPVTTLLPIDQPIDQGDVPCGKRGGRYRIIGGQNALPGSWPWQVQIAYSSPSSNVPHQCGGSIITPEWILTAAHCFLSDVNIDHYIFTAGEHDRSRKEGYEQKKTSKKLILHPYNELFTANYDLALVKLTTPIDYNKYVRPVCLPQTDFEPGTSCYISGWGDLYKNKTYAQILQQAQLPLVSRETCMETYKDYPINVTQQMRCAGYGRDSKTAPCQGDSGGPLVCIRDNTWFLMGVTSWSKDCSQEGHYAVYADMMALKYWVQKTINEN, from the exons ATGCTACTGAAAATCTTCATTCTCGTCTTCCTAATTCTTGGCAGCCATGTcagtcaaggaaaggaacaaaCGCGAG cCTGTGAGAATGCAAATCCAAAATGTTATCAGTTTCTAAAGCCTTTCTGTTACCAATACGGTGTGCAACTAGCCTGCAGGAAATTATGTGGCCTTTGTGATG TTCAAATAACAAGTCCCCCACCGGTAACTACTCTGCTTCCGATCGACCAACCCATTGACCAAG GTGACGTGCCATGTGGCAAGAGAGGTGGTCGCTACAGGATAATTGGTGGCCAAAATGCTCTTCCAGGATCCTGGCCCTGGCAAGTGCAGATTGCTTACAGTTCACCTTCATCCAACGTACCCCACCAGTGCGGGGGATCAATTATCACGCCCGAATGGATTCTAACCGCTGCTCACTGTTTTCTTAGCGACGTTAACATTGATCATTACATTTTCACTGCAG GTGAACATGACAGGTCTAGAAAAGAGGGATATGAACAGAAGAAGACAAGCAAGAAACTTATCCTACATCCATACAACGAATTATTTACCGCCAACTATGATTTAGCATTGGTAAAACTCACAACTCCAATTGACTACAACAAGTACGTGAGACCAGTTTGCCTTCCTCAGACAGACTTTGAACCTGGAACAAGTTGTTACATCTCTGGATGGGGTGACTTGtataaaaacaaaacttatGCACAG ATTTTGCAACAAGCGCAGTTACCCCTCGTGTCACGTGAGACATGCATGGAAACGTACAAAGATTATCCAATCAACGTTACTCAACAAATGCGCTGTGCAGGCTATGGACGGGACAGCAAAACTGCCCCATGTCAGGGAGACAGTGGAGGACCGTTGGTCTGCATCAGAGATAATACGTGGTTCTTAATGGGTGTGACCAGCTGGTCGAAAGACTGCTCACAAGAAGGGCATTACGCAGTGTACGCTGACATGATGGCTCTCAAGTATTGGGTTCAGAAAACTATTAATGAAAACTAA
- the LOC137974062 gene encoding peroxiredoxin-1-like isoform X1: protein MATAFSFSLIARRFSPQIVRTCRYALNSHQFRIVKPLSDTFRRAFSLQSPSMSKAFIQKPAPPFSGTAVNTFGEFIDIKLSDYQGKYLVLFFYPLDFTFVCPTEILDFSNKAEEFRAINCELIACSVDSQYSHLAWTNVPAKKGGLGQIKIPLLSDITKQISKDYGVLLEDQGVALRGLFIIDDKGILRQITVNDLPVGRSADEVLRLVQAFQFTDKHGEVCPAGWRPGGDTIVPDTKKSADYFSKQ, encoded by the exons ATGGCGACTGCTTTCAGTTTCTCGCTTATCGCAAGAAGGTTTTCTCCTCAGATTGTTCGTACTTGTAGATATGCACTCAATTCTCATCAATTTAGAATCGTCAAGCCTTTGTCGGACACATTTCGTCGAGCGTTCTCTTTACAAAG CCCAAGCATGAGCAAAGCCTTCATCCAAAAGCCTGCTCCACCATTTTCCGGCACGGCTGTCAACACATTCGGAGAATTCATCGATATTAAGCTCTCCGACTACCAAG GGAAATACTTGGTGCTCTTCTTCTATCCTCTTGATTT CACCTTTGTTTGTCCAACGGAGATCCTGGACTTCAGCAATAAAGCTGAGGAGTTCCGTGCCATAAACTGTGAGCTGATTGCATGTTCAGTGGATTCCCAATACTCTCATCTTGCATG GACCAATGTGCCAGCCAAGAAGGGCGGTCTTGGACAAATCAAAATTCCCCTTCTCTCTGATATTACAAAACAAATTTCCAAGGATTATGGAGTTCTGTTGGAAGATCAAGGTGTAGCACTTAG AGGATTATTTATTATTGATGACAAAGGGATCCTGCGTCAAATCACAGTCAACGACCTGCCTGTGGGAAGGTCGGCTGATGAAGTACTCCGTTTGGTGCAGGCTTTTCAATTCACTGACAAACATGGAGAAG TTTGTCCTGCAGGCTGGCGCCCTGGAGGCGACACG ATTGTCCCAGACACCAAGAAGAGTGCAGATTACTTCtccaaacaataa
- the LOC137974062 gene encoding peroxiredoxin-1-like isoform X2: protein MSKAFIQKPAPPFSGTAVNTFGEFIDIKLSDYQGKYLVLFFYPLDFTFVCPTEILDFSNKAEEFRAINCELIACSVDSQYSHLAWTNVPAKKGGLGQIKIPLLSDITKQISKDYGVLLEDQGVALRGLFIIDDKGILRQITVNDLPVGRSADEVLRLVQAFQFTDKHGEVCPAGWRPGGDTIVPDTKKSADYFSKQ, encoded by the exons ATGAGCAAAGCCTTCATCCAAAAGCCTGCTCCACCATTTTCCGGCACGGCTGTCAACACATTCGGAGAATTCATCGATATTAAGCTCTCCGACTACCAAG GGAAATACTTGGTGCTCTTCTTCTATCCTCTTGATTT CACCTTTGTTTGTCCAACGGAGATCCTGGACTTCAGCAATAAAGCTGAGGAGTTCCGTGCCATAAACTGTGAGCTGATTGCATGTTCAGTGGATTCCCAATACTCTCATCTTGCATG GACCAATGTGCCAGCCAAGAAGGGCGGTCTTGGACAAATCAAAATTCCCCTTCTCTCTGATATTACAAAACAAATTTCCAAGGATTATGGAGTTCTGTTGGAAGATCAAGGTGTAGCACTTAG AGGATTATTTATTATTGATGACAAAGGGATCCTGCGTCAAATCACAGTCAACGACCTGCCTGTGGGAAGGTCGGCTGATGAAGTACTCCGTTTGGTGCAGGCTTTTCAATTCACTGACAAACATGGAGAAG TTTGTCCTGCAGGCTGGCGCCCTGGAGGCGACACG ATTGTCCCAGACACCAAGAAGAGTGCAGATTACTTCtccaaacaataa